In Hasllibacter sp. MH4015, the following proteins share a genomic window:
- a CDS encoding type II toxin-antitoxin system death-on-curing family toxin, with product MSWVLLPTELVVAIHDAVLNPGELQGLALDKSLEGTLARVDHRIAYGMIADVFDLAAAYGEAVSQGHCFNDANKRTAYEVMVVVLQANGVRMAFEPEVMGPKVIALAQGAMSAEEMAGWLREVGK from the coding sequence ATGAGCTGGGTTCTTTTGCCGACCGAATTGGTCGTGGCGATCCATGATGCTGTGCTGAACCCGGGCGAGCTGCAGGGCTTGGCTTTGGACAAGTCACTGGAGGGTACGTTGGCGCGGGTCGATCATCGGATCGCCTACGGGATGATTGCGGATGTGTTCGATCTTGCTGCGGCCTACGGCGAAGCGGTTTCGCAAGGGCATTGCTTCAACGATGCGAACAAGCGGACGGCTTACGAGGTGATGGTTGTGGTGTTGCAGGCAAATGGCGTGCGGATGGCGTTCGAGCCGGAGGTTATGGGGCCAAAGGTGATCGCGCTGGCGCAGGGGGCGATGAGCGCGGAGGAGATGGCGGGGTGGTTGCGGGAGGTGGGGAAGTAG
- a CDS encoding phosphatidate cytidylyltransferase, producing the protein MNMDTTTDIVLLGLAVFGILIAFTIAGEGMRARLPRGESNPVVEAFVMRVHTWWGLAILLTLALLLGRIGIILLFAFASFAALREFLTFARKRRADHLPLALGCFVILPLQYVFVALDWTALFTVFIPVYAFLLLPIVSALRGDATNFMGRVAETQWGLMICVFCISHVPALLTYDMPDGSDRSILLIVFLAMVVQLGDVFEYYAGRRFGRRKIAPDLSPKTVEGMVAGVFAAALIGAVLSWVTPFGVLGAAAMAALSFIVGMFGSLVFAAIKRDKGVKDWSHLIPGQGGLLDQLDSVIFAAPIFYHVTQLVWS; encoded by the coding sequence ATGAACATGGACACGACCACCGATATCGTCCTTCTGGGCCTCGCCGTCTTCGGCATCCTCATTGCCTTCACCATCGCGGGCGAGGGCATGCGCGCCCGCCTGCCGCGCGGCGAAAGCAACCCGGTGGTGGAGGCCTTCGTGATGCGCGTCCACACCTGGTGGGGCCTCGCGATCCTGCTGACCCTCGCGCTGCTTCTGGGCCGGATCGGGATCATCCTGCTCTTCGCCTTCGCCTCCTTCGCGGCCTTGCGCGAATTCCTCACCTTCGCGCGCAAACGCCGGGCCGATCACCTGCCTTTGGCGCTGGGATGTTTCGTCATCCTGCCGCTGCAATACGTGTTCGTTGCGCTGGACTGGACCGCCCTTTTCACCGTCTTCATCCCCGTCTACGCTTTCCTGCTGCTCCCCATCGTCTCCGCGCTCCGCGGCGATGCCACCAACTTCATGGGCCGCGTGGCCGAGACGCAATGGGGCCTGATGATCTGCGTCTTCTGCATCTCCCACGTGCCCGCGCTCCTGACCTACGACATGCCCGACGGCTCCGACCGCTCGATCCTGCTGATCGTCTTCCTCGCCATGGTCGTGCAATTGGGCGACGTGTTCGAATATTACGCGGGCCGCCGCTTCGGCCGCCGCAAGATCGCCCCCGACCTGTCCCCCAAGACGGTCGAGGGGATGGTGGCGGGCGTGTTCGCCGCGGCACTCATCGGGGCCGTGCTCAGCTGGGTGACGCCCTTCGGCGTGCTCGGCGCGGCGGCGATGGCCGCGCTCTCCTTCATCGTCGGCATGTTCGGCAGCCTCGTCTTCGCCGCGATCAAACGCGACAAGGGCGTGAAGGACTGGTCCCACCTAATCCCCGGCCAAGGAGGCCTTCTGGACCAGCTCGACAGCGTGATCTTCGCGGCCCCGATCTTCTACCATGTGACGCAGTTGGTGTGGTCCTAG
- a CDS encoding Swt1 family HEPN domain-containing protein → MPINHNHRYFGLNSLSLEAAVQEVQQRLGLSLGPSHSDKSSSAASMDATFYPQFSERIRTDAERMARNYILFYSLENAIRDLIDDVLFDAIGPDWWEEPDVVPEPVHKNADKNKKKEDGTGVTPRSDRMLDYTNFGELGEIIKSNWTNFGDIFRDRRAVERIIANLNTLRASIAHCTALSEDEELRLHLSLRDWFRQQA, encoded by the coding sequence ATGCCAATCAATCACAACCATCGCTATTTTGGGCTGAATAGTCTTTCGTTGGAAGCGGCAGTTCAAGAGGTGCAGCAGCGGCTCGGCTTAAGTCTCGGACCATCTCACAGCGATAAGTCATCCAGCGCAGCTAGTATGGACGCAACCTTTTACCCGCAGTTTTCGGAAAGAATTAGAACTGATGCGGAACGGATGGCGCGGAATTACATTCTCTTCTACAGTCTTGAAAATGCAATCCGAGATCTGATTGATGACGTTCTTTTCGACGCTATTGGTCCCGATTGGTGGGAAGAACCTGATGTAGTTCCCGAACCAGTTCACAAGAATGCGGATAAGAATAAGAAAAAAGAAGATGGCACCGGCGTCACGCCCAGGTCCGATCGGATGCTGGACTATACCAACTTTGGAGAACTTGGAGAAATCATAAAATCGAATTGGACGAATTTCGGAGATATCTTTCGCGATCGCAGGGCGGTTGAACGGATCATCGCAAATCTCAATACCTTGCGCGCTTCAATTGCACACTGCACTGCGCTTTCGGAAGACGAGGAACTTCGTCTTCATCTTTCTCTGAGAGACTGGTTCCGTCAACAGGCGTAG
- the lepA gene encoding translation elongation factor 4: MTDLNRIRNFSIVAHIDHGKSTLADRLIQLTGTVAERDMQEQLLDSMDIERERGITIKANTVRIEYPAKDGHTYILNLIDTPGHVDFAYEVSRSMQAVEGSLLVVDASQGVEAQTLANVYQAIDADHDIVPVLNKVDLPAAEPDRVREQIEDVIGIEAHDAVEISAKTGLGIPDVLEAIVTRLPAPKGDAEAPLKAMLVDSYYDPYLGVVVLIRVIDGKIRKGDQIRMMKTGGKYGIDKLGVFRPQMQDIAELGPGEMGFLTASIKQVRDTRVGDTITHEKRPTDKALPGFKPSQPVVFCGLFPVDANDFEDMRDAIEKLALNDASFTSEMETSAALGFGFRCGFLGLLHLEVIRDRLEREYDIDLITTAPSVIYHVHMRDGTMQELHNPADMPDLTHVDHIEEPRIKATILVPDEYLGDVLKLCQDRRGIQLDLTYAGTRAMVVYDLPLNEVVFDFYDRLKSVTKGYASFDYQMIGYREDFLVKMSILVNDEPVDALSMMVHRDRAEGRGRAMCEKLKELIPRHMFKIPIQAAIGGRVIARETLSAMRKDVTAKCYGGDATRKRKLLDKQKAGKKKMRQFGKVEIPQSAFISALKMDG; the protein is encoded by the coding sequence ATGACCGACCTCAACCGCATCCGCAATTTCTCCATCGTCGCCCATATCGACCACGGGAAATCCACGCTCGCTGACCGGCTGATCCAGCTCACCGGCACCGTGGCCGAGCGCGACATGCAGGAGCAGCTTCTGGACTCCATGGATATCGAGCGCGAGCGCGGCATCACCATCAAGGCCAACACCGTCCGCATCGAATACCCCGCCAAGGACGGCCACACCTATATCCTCAACCTCATCGACACCCCCGGCCACGTGGACTTCGCCTATGAGGTCTCGCGCTCCATGCAGGCCGTTGAGGGCTCTCTGCTGGTGGTGGACGCGAGCCAAGGCGTCGAGGCCCAAACGCTGGCCAATGTCTACCAGGCCATCGACGCCGATCATGACATCGTGCCTGTCCTCAACAAGGTTGACCTCCCCGCCGCTGAACCCGACCGCGTCCGCGAGCAGATCGAGGATGTGATCGGGATCGAGGCCCATGACGCCGTCGAGATTTCCGCCAAGACGGGCCTCGGCATCCCCGACGTGCTGGAGGCCATCGTCACCCGCCTCCCCGCCCCCAAGGGCGACGCCGAGGCGCCCCTCAAGGCCATGCTCGTCGACAGCTACTACGACCCCTATCTCGGCGTCGTCGTCCTGATCCGCGTCATCGACGGCAAAATCCGCAAGGGCGACCAGATCCGCATGATGAAGACGGGCGGCAAATACGGCATCGACAAGCTCGGCGTCTTCCGGCCCCAGATGCAGGACATCGCGGAGCTTGGGCCGGGCGAAATGGGCTTCCTCACCGCGTCGATCAAACAGGTCCGCGACACCCGCGTGGGCGACACCATCACGCACGAGAAACGCCCCACCGACAAGGCGCTCCCCGGCTTCAAACCCTCGCAGCCTGTCGTCTTCTGCGGCCTCTTCCCCGTCGACGCCAACGATTTCGAGGATATGCGCGACGCCATCGAGAAACTCGCCCTCAACGACGCCTCCTTCACCTCCGAGATGGAGACCTCCGCCGCCCTCGGCTTCGGCTTCCGCTGTGGCTTCCTGGGCCTCCTCCACCTCGAAGTGATCCGCGACCGGCTGGAACGCGAATACGACATCGACCTCATCACCACCGCGCCCTCGGTCATCTACCACGTCCACATGCGCGACGGCACGATGCAGGAGCTTCACAACCCCGCCGACATGCCCGACCTCACCCATGTCGACCATATCGAGGAGCCGCGCATCAAGGCCACCATCCTTGTCCCCGACGAATATCTCGGCGACGTCCTCAAACTCTGCCAGGACCGCCGCGGCATCCAGCTCGACCTCACCTATGCCGGCACCCGTGCTATGGTCGTCTACGACCTGCCGCTGAACGAAGTCGTCTTCGACTTCTACGACCGCCTGAAATCCGTCACCAAGGGCTACGCGTCCTTCGACTACCAGATGATCGGCTACCGCGAGGATTTTTTGGTGAAAATGTCGATCCTCGTGAATGACGAGCCCGTCGACGCCCTGTCCATGATGGTCCACCGAGACCGCGCCGAAGGCCGCGGCCGCGCCATGTGCGAGAAACTCAAAGAGCTCATCCCCCGCCACATGTTCAAAATCCCGATCCAGGCGGCGATTGGCGGTCGTGTGATCGCGCGCGAGACGTTGAGCGCGATGCGCAAGGACGTGACCGCCAAGTGTTACGGAGGCGACGCCACGCGGAAGCGGAAGCTGCTGGACAAGCAGAAGGCGGGTAAAAAGAAGATGCGGCAGTTTGGGAAGGTGGAAATTCCCCAATCCGCCTTCATTAGCGCCCTTAAGATGGACGGCTAG
- a CDS encoding alpha/beta fold hydrolase: MLSVVEYGQGAPLIIVHGLFGSARNWGVIAKRLSDTRRVIAVDMRNHGSSPWAAPHSYDAMAEDLAEVIGAYGGVAEVIGHSMGGKAAMVLALKFPNLVKRLVVADIAPVAYSHTQQGMIDAMRSVDLGAVATRGDADRLLAKVISEQGVRAFLLQSLDVKARAWRLNLDQLEADMAAILGFPDVPGHFDGPVLVLSGAASEYVTREHRPEFKRLFPAARFAKIPGAGHWLHAEKPREFEAACRAFLDAEAQK, from the coding sequence ATGTTGAGCGTCGTCGAATACGGGCAAGGTGCGCCCCTCATCATCGTGCACGGGCTTTTCGGTTCGGCGCGGAACTGGGGCGTGATCGCCAAACGGCTGAGCGATACGCGCCGGGTGATCGCGGTCGATATGCGCAATCATGGGAGCAGTCCTTGGGCCGCGCCTCATTCCTATGACGCGATGGCCGAGGATCTGGCCGAGGTGATCGGGGCCTATGGCGGCGTCGCGGAGGTCATCGGGCATTCCATGGGGGGCAAGGCCGCGATGGTCCTTGCGCTGAAATTTCCCAATCTCGTCAAGCGGTTGGTGGTGGCGGATATTGCGCCTGTGGCGTATTCCCACACGCAGCAAGGGATGATCGACGCGATGCGGTCGGTGGATCTGGGCGCGGTCGCCACGCGGGGGGATGCGGACCGGCTGCTTGCAAAAGTCATTTCGGAACAAGGGGTTCGGGCGTTCCTGTTGCAATCCCTGGACGTGAAGGCGCGGGCCTGGCGGCTGAACCTGGATCAGTTGGAGGCCGATATGGCGGCGATCTTGGGGTTTCCGGACGTCCCAGGCCACTTCGACGGGCCGGTTCTGGTCCTGTCGGGGGCGGCGTCGGAATACGTTACGCGGGAACATCGGCCTGAATTCAAACGGCTTTTCCCGGCCGCACGCTTCGCGAAGATCCCGGGCGCAGGCCATTGGCTCCACGCGGAGAAACCGCGGGAATTCGAGGCGGCGTGCCGGGCGTTTCTGGACGCGGAGGCCCAGAAATAG
- a CDS encoding ParB/RepB/Spo0J family partition protein: MPNAIPLRIDDIYVPAKRKKTLEAEKVEALANDILENGQTTPIRVREGKGRYVLLEGYHRLEALRALGEERVTVFVTQARLH; this comes from the coding sequence ATGCCCAATGCCATCCCCCTGCGCATCGACGACATCTATGTGCCCGCCAAACGGAAGAAGACGTTGGAGGCGGAGAAGGTCGAGGCGCTGGCCAATGACATTCTGGAGAACGGGCAGACGACTCCCATCCGGGTGCGGGAGGGGAAGGGGCGGTATGTGCTTTTGGAGGGGTATCACCGGCTGGAGGCTCTGCGCGCGCTGGGGGAGGAGCGGGTGACGGTGTTCGTGACGCAGGCGCGATTGCACTAA
- a CDS encoding DUF5343 domain-containing protein: MAQKLPYLATPGTVPKVLDKIIEAKTPERFTIDFLGTRLGFKGGNARPIIPLLKRIGLLTEDGTPTELYRKFRTEGGRGNAMASAIKQGYDELFIRNEYAHDLSKNDLKDLVYEITGAEKGNTATECVISTFLNLKEYADFESDAIAQTETDAYEGRTDTIATSEHEDVPGQNPSDQPSNQRTFGLSYTININLPETKDVEVYNAIFEAIERKLLK; the protein is encoded by the coding sequence ATGGCACAAAAACTACCCTATTTGGCGACCCCGGGAACTGTTCCAAAGGTTCTTGACAAAATTATTGAGGCAAAAACGCCTGAGCGATTCACAATTGATTTCCTAGGGACGCGACTCGGTTTCAAAGGAGGAAACGCGCGTCCAATCATACCGCTACTCAAGCGGATTGGCCTTTTAACAGAGGACGGAACCCCAACTGAACTCTACCGGAAATTTAGAACCGAGGGTGGGCGCGGCAATGCAATGGCGAGCGCCATCAAGCAAGGTTACGACGAGCTATTTATAAGGAATGAATATGCTCATGATCTATCAAAGAATGACCTGAAAGACTTGGTCTACGAAATTACTGGAGCGGAGAAAGGTAACACCGCGACCGAGTGCGTGATCTCTACATTCCTAAACTTAAAGGAATATGCCGACTTTGAGTCTGACGCTATTGCTCAGACCGAAACCGATGCATACGAAGGCCGCACCGATACAATCGCGACCTCTGAACACGAAGACGTGCCGGGTCAAAACCCTTCTGACCAGCCATCAAACCAGAGAACTTTTGGACTTTCTTATACAATCAACATCAATCTTCCTGAAACCAAGGATGTTGAAGTATACAATGCCATCTTTGAGGCCATTGAGCGAAAGCTCCTCAAATAA
- a CDS encoding pirin family protein translates to MSIRPILETRPAMPTMEGAGVHLHRAFGFQDPSELDPFLLFDDFRNDDPAFYAKGFPWHPHRGIETITYVLEGTVEHSDSLGNTGRLGPGSVQWMTAGSGIMHQEMPLGNAKGQMHGFQLWGNLPGSQKMTAPRYQDIQGADIPEVTDDDGTHVRVITGEFWGKRGPVDGIAADPQYLDISVPAGVRKTFRIDTYRRAFAYVFQGSATFTDASAPSGVLLEKEVMGQEVNIRDLSGDRTLIRFGSGDEVTVQAGPDGVRFLLVSGAPIEEPVAWHGPIVMNTQAELQQAMQDLRNGTFIQPAH, encoded by the coding sequence ATGTCCATTCGTCCCATTCTGGAAACGCGCCCGGCCATGCCCACCATGGAAGGAGCCGGCGTTCACCTGCACCGCGCCTTCGGGTTCCAGGACCCGTCGGAGCTTGATCCCTTCCTTCTGTTCGATGATTTCCGCAACGACGACCCGGCCTTTTACGCCAAGGGGTTCCCGTGGCACCCCCACCGGGGGATCGAGACGATCACCTACGTGCTGGAAGGCACGGTGGAACATTCCGACAGCCTCGGGAACACGGGTCGGCTTGGGCCGGGATCGGTCCAGTGGATGACGGCAGGCTCCGGCATCATGCATCAGGAAATGCCGCTCGGGAACGCCAAGGGGCAGATGCATGGGTTCCAGCTCTGGGGGAATCTACCCGGCAGCCAGAAGATGACCGCCCCGCGGTACCAAGACATCCAGGGCGCCGACATTCCCGAAGTGACCGACGATGACGGCACCCATGTGCGCGTGATCACGGGAGAGTTCTGGGGCAAGCGTGGCCCGGTCGATGGCATCGCCGCCGATCCCCAATACCTCGACATCTCCGTGCCTGCGGGCGTCCGCAAGACCTTTCGGATCGACACCTATCGCCGCGCCTTTGCCTATGTCTTCCAAGGCTCTGCGACATTCACTGACGCCTCCGCGCCCTCGGGCGTGCTGCTCGAAAAGGAGGTCATGGGGCAGGAGGTGAATATCCGCGACCTTTCCGGCGACCGCACCCTGATCCGCTTCGGCTCAGGCGACGAGGTGACGGTTCAGGCCGGCCCCGACGGGGTGCGCTTCCTGCTCGTCTCCGGCGCCCCCATCGAGGAGCCGGTGGCCTGGCACGGACCCATCGTGATGAATACCCAGGCCGAGCTGCAACAGGCCATGCAGGATCTGCGCAACGGGACGTTCATCCAGCCCGCCCACTGA
- a CDS encoding Glu/Leu/Phe/Val dehydrogenase — MTTNRAEPSFRESVDLMFNRAAALLDLPPGLEEKIRVCNSTYTVRFGVKLRGKVQTFTGYRSVHSEHTEPVKGGIRYSMGVNQDEVEALAALMTYKCALVEAPFGGSKGGLRIDPREYDQDEIEKITRRFAYELIKRDLIDPAQNVPAPDMGTGEREMAIMADQYARMNTTDINARACVTGKPPHAGGIQGRVEATGRGVQYALQEFFRHPEDIAKAGLSGSLDGKRVIVQGLGNVGYHAAKFLSEEDGSIITHVIERDGAIHDPNGIDVEGLRHWIADHQGVKGYPHGTYVEDGSSCLTEDCDILIPAALEGVINLSNANDVKAPLIIEAANGPVTAGANDILMEKGTVIIPDLYANAGGVTVSYFEWVKNLSHIRFGRMQRRQEEARHQLIVDELERISKDSSINWTLSPNFKTKYLRGAGELELVRSGLDDTMREAYAAMREVWHTRDEVTDLRTAGFLVSINRVAASYQAKGI; from the coding sequence ATGACGACCAACCGGGCCGAGCCCAGTTTCCGCGAATCCGTAGACCTGATGTTCAACCGGGCGGCCGCCCTTCTGGATCTGCCCCCGGGGCTGGAAGAGAAGATCCGCGTCTGCAACTCCACCTACACCGTGCGCTTCGGTGTGAAACTGCGCGGCAAAGTCCAGACCTTCACGGGATACCGGTCGGTGCATTCCGAGCATACGGAACCGGTCAAAGGCGGCATCCGCTATTCCATGGGCGTCAACCAGGACGAGGTTGAGGCGCTGGCGGCCCTGATGACCTACAAATGCGCCCTTGTCGAAGCGCCCTTCGGCGGATCGAAGGGGGGCCTGCGCATCGACCCCCGCGAATATGACCAGGACGAGATCGAGAAGATCACCCGCCGTTTCGCCTATGAGCTGATCAAGCGTGACCTGATCGACCCGGCCCAGAACGTCCCCGCCCCCGACATGGGCACGGGCGAGCGGGAGATGGCGATCATGGCCGACCAATACGCGCGCATGAACACCACCGACATCAACGCGCGCGCCTGCGTGACCGGCAAGCCCCCCCATGCGGGCGGCATCCAGGGCCGGGTGGAGGCGACGGGGCGCGGCGTTCAATACGCGCTCCAGGAATTCTTCCGCCACCCCGAGGATATCGCCAAGGCGGGGCTGAGCGGGTCGCTCGACGGCAAGCGCGTGATCGTGCAGGGCCTCGGCAATGTGGGCTACCACGCCGCCAAGTTCCTGAGCGAGGAGGACGGGTCGATCATCACCCATGTGATCGAACGCGACGGTGCGATCCATGACCCGAACGGTATCGACGTGGAGGGCCTTCGCCACTGGATCGCGGACCACCAGGGTGTGAAGGGCTATCCCCACGGCACTTATGTCGAGGACGGGTCGTCTTGCCTGACGGAGGATTGCGACATCCTGATACCCGCCGCGCTGGAAGGCGTGATCAACCTGTCGAACGCCAATGACGTGAAGGCGCCCCTTATCATCGAGGCGGCCAACGGCCCCGTAACCGCGGGGGCCAACGACATCTTGATGGAAAAAGGCACGGTGATTATCCCCGACCTCTATGCCAATGCGGGTGGTGTGACGGTGTCCTATTTCGAATGGGTCAAGAACCTCAGCCATATCCGGTTCGGGCGGATGCAGCGCCGGCAGGAGGAGGCGCGCCACCAATTGATCGTGGACGAATTGGAACGGATCTCCAAGGACAGCTCGATCAACTGGACCCTGTCGCCAAACTTTAAGACGAAGTACCTGCGCGGCGCGGGAGAGTTGGAGCTTGTCCGGTCCGGCCTCGACGACACGATGCGGGAGGCCTACGCCGCAATGCGGGAGGTCTGGCACACCCGCGATGAGGTTACGGACCTGCGGACGGCTGGCTTCCTCGTCTCCATCAACCGGGTCGCGGCAAGCTACCAGGCCAAGGGGATCTGA